In a genomic window of Gossypium arboreum isolate Shixiya-1 chromosome 7, ASM2569848v2, whole genome shotgun sequence:
- the LOC108459452 gene encoding psbQ-like protein 3, chloroplastic, with the protein MIALRPVLVPYTSQTLLTSHGKPTLMMKHSNEMSEKKLVYKNRRVGILVITTMAASFSSSLNNIACGLDLRMVAPDQTIEEAKNGIQNHAKGLLQVKDLIELKAWREAQKELRKSSSLLKQDIYTIIQAKPGNQRQNLRKLYFNLFNSVSKLDYAARDEDESKVLQCYDKIVLALNEILSEL; encoded by the exons ATGATAGCATTAAGACCAGTTCTAGTTCCATACACTTCACAAACCTTACTCACCAGCCATGGAAAACCCACCCTGATGATGAAACACAGCAATGAAATGTCTGAAAAAAAGCTTGTCTACAAGAACAGAAGGGTTGGAATCTTGGTCATAACAACAATGGctgcttctttttcttcttctttaaaTAATATTGCTTGTGGACTTGACTTAAGAATGGTGGCACCAGACCAAACAATTGAAGAAGCAAAAAATGGGATTCAAAATCATGCAAAGGGTTTATTACAAGTGAAGGATTTGATTGAATTAAAAGCATGGCGTGAAGCTCAAAAGGAATTAAGGAAGAGTTCGTCATTGTTGAAACAAGATATTTATACTATTATTCAAGCGAAACCTGGAAATCAAAGGCAAAATCTTAGGAAATtgtattttaatctttttaataGTGTTAGTAAG TTGGATTATGCAGCAAGGGATGAAGATGAATCTAAAGTTTTGCAGTGTTACGATAAGATTGTTTTGGCTCTCAATGAAATTTTGTCAGAACTATGA